The following proteins are co-located in the Echinicola sp. 20G genome:
- a CDS encoding YcxB family protein has translation MIVKTKKYKLETGTYVKMGLTNVLKEQWWVILIAVAIGCGYFWIPSWWWISMAIVAYLLYILFWVIQFAGVSQMEQNKIMFDKLAYEIDSRQILMKINTKQGMPINWSMIKRAEMTKDAFVLTMSKAQFIHLPFKIFNTENERKFVETILRRKGFIQ, from the coding sequence ATGATTGTAAAAACCAAAAAATATAAACTCGAAACGGGTACATATGTGAAAATGGGCTTGACGAATGTCCTCAAAGAACAGTGGTGGGTAATTTTGATTGCCGTGGCCATTGGCTGTGGATATTTTTGGATCCCATCATGGTGGTGGATCAGCATGGCCATCGTAGCTTATTTACTTTATATCCTTTTTTGGGTGATCCAGTTTGCAGGGGTAAGCCAGATGGAACAAAACAAAATCATGTTTGATAAGCTGGCCTATGAGATCGATAGCCGTCAGATTCTAATGAAGATCAATACCAAGCAGGGGATGCCTATTAACTGGTCCATGATCAAGAGAGCGGAGATGACCAAAGATGCTTTTGTATTGACCATGTCCAAGGCACAGTTCATTCATCTGCCTTTTAAAATTTTCAATACGGAAAATGAAAGGAAGTTTGTAGAAACAATCCTTAGAA
- a CDS encoding Fur family transcriptional regulator, which produces MSLKTAEILKDHQLRVTSCRRDVLKTFLNKNIALSHSDLEEALKENFDRVTIYRTLKTFLDSDLIHKVLDDTGVTKYALCHHDASEDHHDHEHVHFKCDVCGETQCIAEIALPEIELPEGFVVKEKSLLVLGICDKCS; this is translated from the coding sequence ATGTCTTTAAAAACTGCAGAAATATTAAAAGACCATCAGCTTCGCGTCACCAGTTGCCGAAGGGATGTATTGAAAACCTTCTTGAACAAAAATATAGCTTTATCCCATTCCGATTTAGAAGAGGCTTTAAAGGAGAATTTTGATAGGGTTACCATTTATCGAACATTAAAAACTTTTTTGGATAGTGACCTTATTCATAAGGTACTGGATGATACAGGAGTTACCAAATACGCCCTATGTCACCACGATGCTTCAGAGGATCATCATGACCATGAACATGTACATTTCAAATGTGATGTGTGTGGAGAAACACAGTGCATTGCTGAAATAGCACTACCTGAGATCGAATTGCCTGAAGGCTTTGTGGTCAAAGAGAAAAGTCTGTTGGTATTGGGGATTTGTGATAAATGTAGCTAA
- a CDS encoding zinc-dependent metalloprotease produces MKIFTGKCWKSMLIGAMVLGTLLSGHDALAQRKKKKDKKNEETEVAKPKENKNGIKPYAEIITSKAKSKAGLFSVHQIDNKYYYEIPDSLLGREMLLVTTIAKTADGLGYGGERENTQMVRWDKRGDDIFLKKVSYSNTAADSLPIYNAVKNSNLEPIIFKFDIKAKSKDEKGSVIDVTDLFSTDVKTIGLSSNNRKQYKVSRLSSDRSYIDRITPYPINIENRYVMTYEASEPPSNSSMGSITVEMNSSMVLLPEVPMMQRLRDQRVGWFSTSVVDYGLDEQKATRRTYLDRWRLEVKEEDVDKFKAGELVEPKKPIVYYIDPATPKKWAPFIKAGVEDWNVAFEQAGFKNAIQAKYAPTPEEDPEWSPEDARYSVIRYFASDIQNAYGPHVSDPRSGEIIESDIGWFHNVMNLLRNWYFVQTAAVNPDAQGVKFKDEVMGRLVRFVAAHEVGHTLGLPHNFASSHAYPVDSLRSPEFTKKYGTAPSIMDYARFNYIAQPEDKGVNLFPNVGPYDKYAIAWGYTPILDAKTPEEEQPILDEWILEKQGNPVYRYGRQGNSYDPSTQSEDLGDNSMKASEYGIKNLKRIMPKLREWSLEEDQPFKNYDDLEEMYGQVVTQFNRYMGHVRTNVGGVYEVYRSAGQDEVVYTHVDKATQKAAVAFLNEQLFDTPDWLIDDEIVARTEDFGYTDRIRSLQVNALNGLLDWGRLARVIENSALNGEEAYSMLELFDDLRKGIWTELPAGKAIDVYRRSLQRAYVEKMENLLTADASGRGKTINASQSDIRPIARGELKTLQKQIKSAIPRTSDKISKLHLEDLLVRIDLILDPK; encoded by the coding sequence ATGAAAATTTTTACCGGAAAGTGCTGGAAAAGCATGTTGATAGGTGCCATGGTATTGGGCACATTACTGTCAGGGCATGATGCATTAGCACAGCGCAAAAAGAAAAAAGACAAAAAGAATGAAGAAACTGAGGTAGCCAAGCCTAAGGAAAACAAAAATGGCATAAAACCATATGCAGAAATAATCACCTCAAAGGCCAAGAGTAAGGCAGGTCTATTTTCGGTTCATCAGATTGACAACAAGTATTACTATGAAATACCTGATAGTCTTTTAGGCCGTGAGATGCTTTTGGTGACGACCATAGCAAAGACAGCAGATGGTCTCGGTTATGGTGGTGAGCGTGAAAACACTCAAATGGTGAGATGGGATAAAAGAGGTGATGATATATTCCTTAAGAAGGTTTCCTACAGCAATACAGCTGCTGACTCATTGCCAATTTATAATGCAGTCAAGAACTCCAACCTGGAACCCATCATTTTTAAGTTTGACATCAAAGCAAAGTCAAAAGATGAGAAGGGATCAGTGATTGATGTTACAGACCTTTTCTCCACAGATGTAAAGACCATTGGGCTATCCAGTAACAATAGAAAGCAATACAAGGTCTCTCGATTGAGCAGTGACCGTTCTTATATTGATCGGATCACGCCATATCCCATCAACATAGAAAACAGGTATGTGATGACCTATGAGGCTTCCGAGCCGCCATCAAATTCAAGCATGGGTTCCATCACGGTGGAAATGAACAGTTCTATGGTGTTGCTACCTGAGGTTCCTATGATGCAAAGGCTCAGGGACCAACGCGTAGGGTGGTTCTCTACTTCAGTGGTAGATTATGGTTTGGACGAGCAAAAGGCGACCAGAAGAACATATCTGGACAGGTGGAGACTTGAGGTGAAAGAAGAAGATGTGGATAAGTTCAAGGCTGGAGAATTGGTAGAACCTAAAAAGCCTATTGTTTATTATATAGACCCGGCCACGCCAAAAAAATGGGCGCCTTTTATCAAGGCTGGAGTGGAAGATTGGAATGTAGCATTTGAACAGGCAGGTTTCAAAAATGCCATTCAAGCCAAATATGCACCAACTCCAGAAGAAGATCCTGAGTGGAGCCCAGAAGACGCCCGCTATTCTGTGATTCGATATTTCGCTTCGGATATACAAAATGCTTATGGCCCTCACGTATCTGATCCACGATCCGGAGAGATCATCGAATCAGATATCGGTTGGTTTCATAATGTGATGAACCTTTTAAGAAACTGGTATTTTGTTCAGACTGCTGCAGTCAATCCTGATGCACAAGGTGTGAAATTTAAAGATGAGGTAATGGGAAGATTGGTGAGGTTTGTCGCTGCTCACGAGGTAGGTCATACCTTGGGCTTGCCGCATAACTTTGCTTCTTCACATGCTTATCCTGTGGATTCATTGAGAAGTCCTGAGTTTACCAAGAAATATGGCACGGCTCCATCCATCATGGACTACGCACGCTTCAATTATATTGCCCAGCCAGAGGACAAAGGTGTCAACCTTTTTCCAAATGTAGGGCCTTATGATAAATATGCAATTGCTTGGGGATATACGCCGATTCTAGATGCTAAGACCCCAGAGGAAGAGCAACCTATTTTGGATGAATGGATTTTGGAGAAGCAAGGAAATCCTGTATACCGTTATGGTCGTCAGGGAAATAGTTATGACCCAAGTACCCAAAGTGAGGATTTGGGAGATAATTCCATGAAAGCCTCCGAATATGGTATTAAGAACTTGAAACGCATCATGCCGAAACTGCGTGAGTGGTCATTGGAAGAAGATCAGCCGTTCAAAAATTACGATGATTTGGAAGAGATGTATGGTCAAGTTGTGACCCAGTTCAACCGATATATGGGACATGTTCGTACCAATGTAGGGGGCGTATATGAAGTGTATCGTTCAGCAGGTCAGGATGAGGTAGTTTATACCCATGTGGACAAAGCCACTCAAAAAGCAGCGGTAGCCTTCTTGAATGAGCAATTGTTCGATACGCCTGATTGGCTTATTGATGATGAAATTGTTGCCAGAACAGAGGATTTCGGATATACGGATAGGATAAGAAGTTTGCAGGTAAATGCCCTTAACGGTTTGTTGGACTGGGGAAGGTTGGCTCGTGTGATAGAGAACTCAGCCTTGAACGGTGAAGAAGCCTACTCCATGTTAGAGCTGTTCGATGACTTAAGAAAAGGCATTTGGACAGAGCTTCCTGCTGGAAAAGCGATTGATGTCTACAGAAGAAGTTTACAGCGTGCCTATGTGGAGAAAATGGAAAACCTACTTACAGCTGATGCCAGTGGAAGAGGAAAAACCATCAATGCATCACAATCGGACATTAGGCCTATAGCAAGAGGGGAATTAAAGACACTTCAAAAGCAAATAAAATCAGCTATTCCAAGAACTTCAGATAAGATTTCCAAATTGCACTTGGAAGACCTTTTGGTAAGGATAGATCTAATCCTGGATCCAAAGTAA
- a CDS encoding mechanosensitive ion channel family protein has translation MEINAETLQSFYDQGVELLWDIIPSLLYAILIYIVGKIIINKVVGTIKKIITNKASDPSLTNFLVSLASALLYILLFLTIAYVVGIPVTSFVAILGAAGLAIGLALQGSLSNFAGGVLILLFKPFKVDDVIEAQGHLGVVESIDILYTKMHTFDNKDIVIPNGALANSDIINMSNKPTRRTEFNVGVAYGTDLKKTKQIMQDVFAKDERIHRDPEPVVFFTSFGDSSLDLVARVWTDAANLWPVYFDNMEALKEAFEANDIEIPFPQRDVNHFYPEGKKED, from the coding sequence ATGGAAATCAATGCAGAAACTCTACAGTCCTTTTATGATCAAGGTGTTGAGCTCTTATGGGACATCATCCCAAGTTTACTCTATGCGATCCTTATCTACATTGTTGGTAAAATTATTATTAACAAAGTAGTAGGAACTATCAAAAAAATCATCACCAATAAGGCCTCTGACCCTTCTCTTACAAACTTTCTTGTTTCTTTAGCAAGTGCACTCCTTTATATTTTATTATTCTTGACGATTGCCTACGTCGTAGGTATTCCAGTCACCTCATTCGTTGCGATTCTGGGTGCTGCAGGTTTGGCCATTGGTCTGGCGTTACAAGGCTCCCTGTCCAATTTTGCTGGCGGGGTGTTGATATTACTATTCAAACCCTTCAAGGTTGATGATGTGATCGAGGCTCAAGGGCATTTGGGAGTGGTAGAGTCCATCGACATTCTCTATACCAAGATGCATACCTTTGACAATAAGGACATTGTTATTCCCAATGGTGCTTTGGCCAATTCTGATATTATCAACATGTCCAATAAGCCAACCAGAAGAACAGAATTTAATGTGGGAGTAGCCTATGGAACCGATCTGAAGAAAACCAAACAGATCATGCAGGATGTATTTGCCAAAGACGAAAGAATCCATAGAGACCCAGAGCCGGTGGTTTTCTTTACGAGCTTCGGCGATAGCTCTTTGGATTTGGTCGCCAGGGTTTGGACTGATGCCGCTAACTTATGGCCTGTGTACTTTGACAATATGGAAGCCTTGAAAGAGGCCTTTGAAGCTAATGATATTGAAATCCCTTTCCCCCAGAGAGATGTAAACCATTTCTATCCAGAAGGGAAAAAGGAGGATTAA